One window of Pelmatolapia mariae isolate MD_Pm_ZW linkage group LG18, Pm_UMD_F_2, whole genome shotgun sequence genomic DNA carries:
- the LOC134617038 gene encoding uncharacterized protein LOC134617038: MACTLHTEINTEFQRLMAVPLEWKFMAQLDMHSSQLIKVIRAKGGATRQKIANIMDTLDQTVDINHRRECVLKALTIFLGEDADGLIKEYLDCGADDVQRDLEEVTMAVYVIRKEGEGLQEPPEDIGIVIEGVEVLHELTSVASACALLLGLIYALNLAYPKPFRFTFEVLQKIFMQLDQHKMSPKVQNLYIKLQSSQ; this comes from the exons ATGGCCTGCACTCTTCACACAGAG ataaatacAGAGTTCCAGAGGCTCATGGCTGTTCCTCTTGAGTGGAAGTTCATGGCCCAGTTAGACATGCACTCAAGTCAGCTGATCAAAGTCATACGTGCCAAAGGAGGAGCAACACGCCAAAAGATTGCGAACATCATGGACACATTGGACCAG ACTGTGGACATTAATCATCGGAGGGAATGTGTGCTGAAAGCCCTCACCATCTTCCTGGGAGAAGATGCAGATGGCCTGATCAAGGAATACCTT GACTGTGGAGCAGATGATGTTCAGAGGGACCTGGAGGAGGTCACCATGGCAGTGTATGTGATTCGGAAGGAGGGGGAGGGACTGCAGGAGCCACCTGAAGACATTGGCATTGTCATTGAGGGTGTGGAAGTGTTGCATGAACTAACTTCGGTTGCCTCAGCTTGTGCCCTGCTTCTAGGTTTGATCTATGCACTCAACCTAGCTTATCCAAAACCCTTTCGCTTCACTTTTGAAGTGCTCCAAAAAATCTTCATGCAGCTTGATCAGCACAAGATGTCCCCCAAAGTCCAAAATCTGTATATCAAACTTCAAAGCTCCCAGTAA